In Felis catus isolate Fca126 chromosome A2, F.catus_Fca126_mat1.0, whole genome shotgun sequence, the following proteins share a genomic window:
- the LOC101099693 gene encoding olfactory receptor 7D4-like, which yields MEAGNHTRVSEFFLRGLSDDPELQPLLFGLFLFMYLVTVLGNLLIILAILSDSNLHTPMYFFLSNLSSVDICFISTTVPKMLVNIQAQSKDISYPGCLTQLYFFMIFAGMDGFLLTVMAYDRFVAICHPLHYTVIMNPRLCGLLVLVCWLIIFWVSLIHVLLVRRLTFCTGAEIPHFFCEVVQILQVACSDTRINNIFLYVSTAILGVFPLTGIFFSYSLIVSSLMRMSSAAGKYKAFSTCGSHLSVVSLYYGASLGLYLSPAGIHSSQRIPIASVMYTVVTPMLNPFIYSLRNKDVKGALRRLHSRGALCP from the coding sequence ATGGAAGCAGGAAACCATACCAGAGTATCAGAATTCTTCCTTCGGGGCCTCTCAGATGACCCAGAACTGCAGCCCCTCCTCTTTGGCTTGTTTCTGTTCATGTACCTAGTCACTGTGCTAGGAAACCTGCTCATCATCCTGGCCATCCTCTCTGATTCCaacctccacacccccatgtacttcttcctctctaACCTGTCCTCTGTTGACATCTGTTTCATTTCCACCACTGTCCCGAAGATGCTGGTAAACATCCAGGCACAGAGCAAAGACATCTCCTACCCTGGATGCCTCACTCAGCTGtacttttttatgatttttgctgGAATGGATGGTTTCCTCCTGACCGTGATGGCCTATGACCGGTTTGTGGCCATCTGCCACCCCCTGCACTACACAGTCATCATGAACCCACGACTCTGTGGCCTGCTGGTTCTGGTGTGTTGGCTCATCATTTTCTGGGTCTCCCTGATTCATGTCCTACTGGTGAGGCGGCTGACCTTCTGTACAGGTGCGGAAATTCCACATTTCTTCTGTGAAGTGGTTCAGATTCTCCAGGTAGCCTGCTCTGACACTCGTATCAATAATATCTTCTTGTATGTGTCGACTGCCATACTGGGTGTGTTTCCTCTGACTGGGATCTTCTTTTCCTACTCTCTGATCGTCTCCTCTTTAATGAGAATGTCCTCTGCAGCaggaaaatataaagcattttcaACCTGTGGCTCACATCTCTCTGTGGTCTCCTTGTACTACGGGGCAAGCTTGGGGCTCTATCTCAGTCCTGCTGGGATTCATTCTTCCCAGAGAATCCCAATTGCCTCAGTGATGTATACTGTGGTCAcccccatgctgaaccccttcatCTACAGCCTCAGGAACAAGGATGTGAAGGGGGCCCTGAGAAGACTCCATAGTCGTGGAGCCCTTTGTCCATGA